In Mycolicibacterium phocaicum, one DNA window encodes the following:
- a CDS encoding crotonase/enoyl-CoA hydratase family protein produces the protein MTEPVRVEKNGPVTTVIIDRPGARNAVNGPTAAALHQAFDEFDRDDSAAVAVLWGDHGTFCAGADLKAFGTPEMNQTHRTGPGPMGPSRMMLSKPVIAAVSGYAVAGGLELAVWCDLRVVEEDATLGVFCRRWGVPLIDGGTVRLPRLIGHSRAMDLILTGRAVDAAEALQIGLANRVVPHGQAREKAEELAHELAALPQLCLRADRMSALRQWGESEESAMEFEFASLAQVAEESLAGAQRFAGGAGRHGAKA, from the coding sequence ATGACCGAACCTGTGCGCGTCGAGAAGAACGGGCCGGTGACGACGGTCATCATCGACCGGCCCGGTGCCCGCAACGCCGTCAACGGGCCGACGGCAGCCGCGCTCCACCAGGCGTTCGACGAGTTCGACCGCGACGACTCCGCCGCCGTGGCGGTGTTGTGGGGCGACCACGGAACGTTCTGTGCCGGAGCGGATCTCAAGGCGTTCGGCACCCCGGAGATGAACCAGACGCACCGGACGGGACCGGGGCCGATGGGCCCGAGCCGGATGATGCTCTCCAAGCCGGTGATCGCCGCGGTCAGCGGCTACGCCGTCGCGGGCGGACTGGAGCTGGCGGTGTGGTGCGACCTGCGTGTCGTCGAGGAGGACGCGACGCTCGGCGTGTTCTGCCGGCGCTGGGGCGTCCCCCTCATCGACGGTGGCACGGTCCGGTTGCCGCGGCTGATCGGACACAGCCGGGCCATGGACCTGATCCTGACGGGCCGCGCCGTCGACGCCGCGGAGGCGCTGCAGATCGGTCTGGCCAACCGGGTCGTCCCGCACGGGCAGGCCCGTGAGAAGGCCGAAGAGCTGGCCCACGAACTCGCGGCGTTGCCGCAGTTGTGTCTGCGCGCCGACCGGATGTCGGCGCTGCGGCAGTGGGGCGAATCGGAGGAATCCGCAATGGAATTCGAGTTCGCCAGCCTGGCGCAGGTGGCCGAGGAGTCGCTCGCGGGGGCGCAGCGGTTCGCCGGGGGAGCGGGCCGGCACGGCGCGAAGGCGTGA
- a CDS encoding DUF3060 domain-containing protein, producing the protein MIRKAWGTALVAGLLTVPLAVGAPHAAAVNDDTHIVGTGVTQTLDCHGGTLFVNGSGNNITAFGTCWAVTVQGSSNTVIADTIINDVTAYGFNQTVIFHNGDPALIDVGHQLGLGNRLNKIP; encoded by the coding sequence GTGATTCGCAAAGCATGGGGAACCGCATTGGTTGCCGGCCTGCTGACGGTCCCGCTCGCTGTCGGCGCGCCCCATGCCGCCGCGGTCAACGACGACACCCACATCGTCGGCACCGGCGTCACCCAGACCCTCGACTGCCACGGCGGCACCCTGTTCGTCAACGGCAGCGGCAACAACATCACTGCGTTCGGCACCTGCTGGGCCGTCACCGTCCAGGGCTCGTCCAACACCGTCATCGCCGACACGATCATCAATGACGTCACCGCCTACGGCTTCAATCAGACCGTCATATTCCACAATGGGGATCCGGCACTCATCGACGTCGGTCACCAACTCGGGTTGGGCAACCGGCTGAACAAGATCCCCTGA
- a CDS encoding crotonase/enoyl-CoA hydratase family protein: MPVFDSFTSCRGKAELVDFDNLKTMTYEVADRVARITFNRPEKGNSIVADTPLELAACVERADLDPNVHVILVSGRGEGFCAGFDLSAYADGTGAAGGSEHQGTVLDGHTQAVNHLPNQPWDPMIDYQMMSRFVRGFSSLMHCDKPTVVKIHGYCVAGGTDIALHADQVIAASDAKIGYPPMRVWGVPAGGLWAHRLGDQRAKRLLFTGDCITGAQAAEWGLAVEAPEPEDLDERTERLVARIAAMPVNQLIMAKLACNTSLLQQGVATSRMVSTVFDGIARHTPEGHAFVADAVEHGFRQAVRHRDEPFGDAGRVASGV; encoded by the coding sequence ATGCCTGTTTTCGACAGTTTTACGTCTTGTCGCGGGAAGGCTGAGCTGGTGGATTTCGACAATCTGAAGACCATGACCTACGAGGTCGCCGACCGGGTCGCCCGGATCACGTTCAACCGTCCGGAGAAGGGCAACTCGATCGTCGCGGACACACCGCTGGAACTCGCCGCGTGCGTCGAACGCGCTGATCTCGACCCGAACGTGCACGTGATCCTGGTGTCCGGCCGCGGCGAAGGCTTCTGTGCGGGTTTCGATCTGAGCGCCTACGCCGACGGCACCGGGGCCGCCGGCGGCTCCGAGCACCAGGGCACCGTGCTCGACGGCCACACGCAGGCCGTCAACCATCTGCCGAACCAGCCCTGGGATCCGATGATCGACTACCAGATGATGAGCCGGTTCGTCCGTGGCTTCTCCAGCCTGATGCACTGCGACAAACCGACCGTCGTGAAAATCCACGGTTACTGCGTGGCCGGCGGTACCGACATCGCGCTGCACGCCGACCAGGTGATCGCGGCCTCCGACGCCAAGATCGGCTACCCCCCGATGCGGGTGTGGGGCGTGCCGGCGGGCGGGTTGTGGGCGCATCGCCTGGGTGACCAGCGCGCGAAACGTCTGCTGTTCACGGGGGATTGCATCACCGGGGCGCAGGCCGCCGAATGGGGTCTGGCGGTCGAGGCCCCGGAGCCCGAGGACCTCGACGAGCGCACCGAGCGGCTCGTCGCGCGCATTGCGGCGATGCCGGTGAACCAGCTGATCATGGCGAAGCTGGCGTGCAATACCTCGCTGCTGCAGCAGGGCGTCGCGACCAGCCGGATGGTCAGCACGGTGTTCGACGGCATCGCCCGGCACACGCCCGAGGGACATGCCTTCGTCGCCGACGCCGTCGAGCACGGGTTCCGGCAGGCGGTGCGGCACCGCGACGAGCCCTTCGGTGATGCGGGCCGGGTGGCCTCCGGGGTCTGA
- a CDS encoding acyl-CoA dehydrogenase family protein encodes MADTHVVTNQVPPLENYNPATFPALAEALIREGGEWGVDEVHEVGALGGSRVAQRWGELADRNVPILHTHDRYGHRVDEVEYDPAYHQLMNAAVTHGLHGAPWADDRPGAHVVRAAKMSAWTPEPGHVCPISMTYAVVPALRFNPELSKIYEPLLTSRVYDPELKVPATKAGITAGMSMTEKQGGSDVRAGTTQATPNGDGTYSLRGHKWFTSAPMGDMFLVLAQAPGGLSCFFLPRVLPDGTRNRMFIQRLKDKLGNHANASSEIEYDGATVWLVGEEGRGVPTIIEMVNLTRLDCTLGSATSMRTGLTQAVHHAQHRKAFGAYLIDQPLMRNVLADMAVEAEAATILAMRMAGATDRAVRGDERESLFRRIGLAAAKYWVCKRATPHAAEAMECFGGNGYAEESGMPRLYREAPLMGIWEGSGNVSALDTLRAMATKPECIEVLFDELAQPQAQDARLDAHVNALKAQLTDPQTLEYRGRKVAEDISLALQGALLVRHGHPAVAEAFLVSRLDRQWGGAFGTLPTGLDLAPIIERALVKG; translated from the coding sequence ATGGCTGATACGCATGTCGTCACCAATCAGGTTCCGCCGCTCGAGAACTACAACCCCGCCACCTTCCCGGCACTCGCCGAGGCCCTCATCCGCGAAGGCGGCGAGTGGGGCGTCGACGAGGTCCACGAGGTCGGTGCGCTCGGCGGCAGCCGGGTCGCGCAGCGCTGGGGTGAGCTGGCGGACCGCAACGTCCCGATCCTGCACACGCACGATCGCTACGGGCACCGCGTCGACGAGGTCGAGTACGACCCGGCCTACCACCAGCTGATGAACGCCGCCGTGACGCACGGCCTGCACGGCGCACCCTGGGCCGACGACCGTCCCGGCGCCCACGTCGTCCGCGCCGCGAAGATGTCGGCCTGGACGCCCGAGCCCGGTCACGTCTGCCCGATCTCGATGACCTACGCCGTCGTCCCGGCGCTGCGGTTCAATCCCGAACTCTCCAAGATCTATGAACCGCTGCTGACCAGCCGGGTGTACGACCCCGAGCTGAAAGTGCCTGCCACCAAGGCGGGTATCACCGCGGGCATGTCGATGACCGAGAAACAGGGCGGCTCCGACGTGCGCGCCGGCACCACGCAGGCCACCCCCAACGGCGACGGCACCTACTCGCTGCGCGGTCACAAGTGGTTCACCTCCGCACCGATGGGCGACATGTTCCTGGTGCTGGCGCAGGCGCCCGGCGGCCTGTCCTGCTTCTTCCTGCCCCGCGTCCTGCCCGACGGCACCCGCAACCGGATGTTCATCCAGCGGCTCAAGGACAAGCTCGGCAACCACGCCAACGCCTCGAGTGAGATCGAGTACGACGGTGCGACGGTGTGGCTCGTGGGCGAGGAGGGCCGCGGCGTGCCGACCATCATCGAGATGGTCAACCTCACCCGCCTCGACTGCACGCTCGGCAGCGCCACCAGCATGCGCACCGGCCTGACGCAGGCCGTGCACCACGCGCAGCACCGCAAGGCGTTCGGTGCCTACCTGATCGACCAGCCGCTGATGCGCAACGTGCTCGCCGACATGGCCGTCGAGGCCGAGGCCGCCACGATCCTGGCGATGCGCATGGCCGGTGCCACCGACCGCGCGGTGCGGGGTGACGAACGCGAAAGCCTGTTCCGCCGAATCGGTCTGGCCGCGGCCAAGTACTGGGTGTGCAAGCGCGCGACGCCGCACGCCGCGGAGGCCATGGAGTGCTTCGGCGGCAACGGCTATGCCGAGGAATCCGGCATGCCGCGCCTCTACCGCGAGGCGCCGCTGATGGGCATCTGGGAAGGCTCGGGCAACGTCAGCGCCCTGGACACCCTGCGCGCCATGGCCACCAAGCCCGAGTGCATCGAGGTGCTGTTCGACGAGTTGGCGCAGCCGCAGGCACAGGACGCCCGCCTGGACGCCCACGTCAACGCGCTCAAGGCGCAGCTCACCGATCCGCAGACCCTCGAATACCGCGGACGCAAAGTGGCCGAGGACATTTCGCTGGCGCTGCAGGGCGCGCTGCTGGTGCGCCACGGGCACCCCGCGGTGGCCGAGGCGTTCCTCGTCAGCCGCCTCGACCGCCAGTGGGGCGGCGCGTTCGGCACCCTGCCGACCGGCCTCGACCTCGCACCCATCATCGAACGCGCCCTGGTCAAGGGCTGA
- a CDS encoding PaaX family transcriptional regulator C-terminal domain-containing protein produces MPELKRMTARSVVLSVLLGAHPAWASAAELVRLTSDFDIKEQTLRVALTRMVSAGDLVRSADGYRLADRLLARQRRQDAAIDPKTRPWHGEWTTVVITTVGADARTRADLRNDLLQNRFGELREGLWLRPANLAGELPAEVTANARILTSRDDDPAGLAGVLWDLPDWSGTARQLLDEIASAGDVPGRFVAAAAIVRHLLSDPVLPAELLPGDWPGEQLRQAYADFAAELIGRRDEMEAP; encoded by the coding sequence ATGCCTGAGCTGAAGCGGATGACCGCCCGGTCGGTGGTGCTCAGCGTGCTGCTGGGTGCCCACCCGGCGTGGGCGTCCGCGGCCGAGTTGGTCCGGCTCACGTCGGATTTCGACATCAAGGAGCAGACGCTGCGGGTGGCGCTGACGCGCATGGTCAGCGCCGGCGACTTGGTGCGATCGGCCGACGGCTATCGGCTCGCCGACCGGCTGCTGGCGCGGCAACGACGGCAGGACGCCGCCATCGACCCGAAGACCCGGCCCTGGCACGGCGAGTGGACGACGGTTGTCATCACCACCGTCGGCGCCGATGCCCGCACCCGGGCGGACCTGCGAAACGACCTGCTGCAGAACAGGTTCGGTGAGCTCCGTGAGGGCCTGTGGCTGCGGCCGGCCAATCTGGCCGGCGAGCTCCCGGCGGAGGTCACGGCCAACGCCCGGATACTGACCAGCCGGGACGACGATCCGGCGGGCCTGGCCGGCGTGCTGTGGGACCTGCCTGACTGGAGCGGTACCGCGCGGCAACTGCTCGATGAGATCGCCTCGGCCGGTGACGTGCCCGGCCGGTTCGTGGCGGCGGCCGCCATCGTCCGGCACCTGTTGTCCGACCCCGTACTCCCTGCCGAACTGCTCCCCGGTGACTGGCCCGGCGAGCAGCTCCGGCAGGCCTACGCAGACTTCGCCGCCGAATTGATCGGCCGGCGCGACGAGATGGAGGCACCATGA
- the fusA gene encoding elongation factor G — MAQDVLTDLNKVRNIGIMAHIDAGKTTTTERILFYTGISYKIGEVHDGAATMDWMEQEQERGITITSAATTCFWNDNQINIIDTPGHVDFTVEVERSLRVLDGAVAVFDGKEGVEPQSEQVWRQADKYDVPRICFVNKMDKLGADFYFSVQTMKDRLGANVIPIQLPIGSEGDFEGVVDLVEMKAKVWRGETKLGEKYDVVDIPADLQEKAEEYRLAMIEAVAETDEALLEKYLGGEELTIDEIKGGLRKLTVTSQAYPVLCGSAFKNKGVQPMLDAVIDYLPTPLDVAAAEGHVPGKEDEIISRKPSADEPFSGLAFKVATHPFFGKLTYVRVYSGKVDSGAQVINSTKGKKERLGKLFQMHSNKENPVESAAAGHIYAVIGLKDTTTGDTLCDPSNQIVLESMTFPDPVIEVAIEPKTKSDQEKLGTAIQKLAEEDPTFKVHLDQETGQTVIGGMGELHLDILVDRMRREFKVEANVGKPQVAYRETIRKAVQNVEFTHKKQTGGSGQFAKVIINVEPFIGEDGATYEFENKVTGGRIPREYIPSVDAGAQDAMQYGILAGYPLVNLKVTLLDGAYHDVDSSEMAFKVAGSQALKKAASAAQPVILEPIMAVEVTTPEDYMGDVIGDLNSRRGQIQAMEERSGARVVKAQVPLSEMFGYVGDLRSKTQGRANYSMVFDSYAEVPANVSKEIIAKATGQ, encoded by the coding sequence GTGGCACAGGACGTGCTGACCGACCTGAACAAGGTCCGCAACATCGGCATCATGGCGCACATCGACGCCGGCAAGACGACGACGACCGAGCGCATCCTCTTCTACACCGGTATCTCGTACAAGATCGGTGAGGTCCATGACGGCGCGGCCACCATGGACTGGATGGAGCAGGAGCAGGAGCGTGGTATCACCATCACCTCCGCTGCCACCACCTGCTTCTGGAACGACAACCAGATCAACATCATCGACACCCCGGGCCACGTCGACTTCACCGTCGAGGTGGAGCGTTCGCTGCGCGTGCTCGACGGTGCCGTTGCCGTCTTCGACGGCAAGGAAGGCGTGGAGCCGCAGTCCGAGCAGGTGTGGCGCCAGGCCGACAAGTACGACGTGCCGCGCATCTGTTTCGTCAACAAGATGGACAAGCTGGGCGCCGACTTCTACTTCTCGGTCCAGACCATGAAGGACCGCCTGGGCGCGAACGTCATCCCGATCCAGCTGCCGATCGGCTCCGAAGGTGACTTCGAGGGCGTCGTCGACCTGGTCGAGATGAAGGCCAAGGTGTGGCGCGGCGAGACCAAGCTCGGCGAGAAGTACGACGTCGTCGACATCCCGGCCGACCTGCAGGAGAAGGCCGAGGAGTACCGCCTCGCGATGATCGAGGCCGTCGCCGAGACCGACGAGGCGCTGCTGGAGAAGTACCTGGGCGGCGAAGAGCTGACGATCGACGAGATCAAGGGCGGCCTGCGCAAGCTGACCGTCACCAGCCAGGCCTACCCGGTCCTGTGCGGTTCCGCGTTCAAGAACAAGGGTGTGCAGCCCATGCTCGACGCGGTCATCGACTACCTCCCGACCCCGCTGGACGTCGCGGCCGCCGAAGGCCACGTCCCGGGCAAGGAAGACGAGATCATCTCGCGCAAGCCGTCGGCCGACGAGCCGTTCTCGGGCCTGGCGTTCAAGGTCGCCACGCACCCGTTCTTCGGCAAGCTGACCTACGTCCGCGTCTACTCGGGCAAGGTCGACTCCGGTGCCCAGGTCATCAACTCGACCAAGGGCAAGAAGGAGCGTCTGGGCAAGCTGTTCCAGATGCACTCCAACAAGGAGAACCCGGTCGAGTCGGCCGCTGCCGGCCACATCTACGCGGTCATCGGCCTCAAGGACACCACCACCGGTGACACCCTGTGCGACCCGAGCAACCAGATCGTCCTGGAGTCCATGACCTTCCCGGACCCGGTTATCGAGGTGGCCATCGAGCCCAAGACCAAGAGCGACCAGGAGAAGCTGGGTACGGCGATCCAGAAGCTCGCCGAAGAGGACCCGACCTTCAAGGTGCACCTGGACCAGGAGACCGGCCAGACCGTCATCGGCGGTATGGGCGAGCTCCACCTGGACATCCTGGTCGACCGCATGCGTCGCGAGTTCAAGGTCGAGGCCAACGTCGGTAAGCCGCAGGTCGCGTACCGCGAGACCATCCGCAAGGCCGTGCAGAACGTGGAGTTCACCCACAAGAAGCAGACCGGTGGTTCGGGTCAGTTCGCGAAGGTCATCATCAACGTCGAGCCCTTCATCGGCGAAGACGGTGCGACCTACGAATTCGAGAACAAGGTCACCGGTGGCCGCATCCCGCGTGAGTACATCCCGTCGGTGGACGCCGGTGCGCAGGACGCCATGCAGTACGGCATCCTGGCCGGCTACCCGCTGGTCAACCTCAAGGTGACGCTGCTCGACGGCGCCTACCACGACGTCGACTCGTCGGAAATGGCCTTCAAGGTCGCCGGTTCGCAGGCACTGAAGAAGGCTGCGTCTGCGGCGCAGCCGGTCATCCTGGAACCGATCATGGCCGTCGAGGTCACCACGCCCGAGGACTACATGGGCGACGTGATCGGCGACCTGAACTCCCGCCGTGGCCAGATCCAGGCCATGGAGGAGCGCAGTGGTGCTCGTGTCGTCAAGGCACAGGTTCCGCTGTCCGAAATGTTCGGCTACGTCGGCGACCTCCGGTCGAAGACCCAGGGCCGGGCGAACTACTCCATGGTGTTCGACTCGTACGCCGAAGTTCCGGCGAACGTGTCGAAGGAGATCATCGCCAAGGCGACGGGCCAGTAG
- a CDS encoding DUF3060 domain-containing protein, translated as MNPNRIAMAAGVVAAAAVVLTGCGSQDSSSGGSSTASGTTGTSAVPTTAQVEVGNTINYSAVGTTREIDCGTGKSLTVGGANNTLTVKGTCSKANIGGTDNKVTFDKVDQELDVVGMHATVTYKDGSPKVNNTGTGNTVTKG; from the coding sequence ATGAACCCCAACCGAATCGCGATGGCGGCGGGCGTCGTCGCCGCTGCCGCTGTGGTGCTGACCGGCTGCGGATCGCAGGACAGCAGTTCGGGCGGCAGTTCGACTGCGTCAGGCACCACCGGGACTTCCGCGGTGCCGACGACCGCGCAGGTCGAGGTGGGCAACACCATCAACTACAGCGCCGTCGGCACCACCCGGGAAATCGATTGCGGCACCGGCAAATCGCTGACCGTCGGCGGTGCCAACAACACGCTGACCGTCAAGGGCACCTGCTCCAAGGCGAACATCGGCGGCACCGACAACAAGGTGACATTCGACAAGGTCGACCAGGAGCTCGACGTCGTCGGCATGCACGCCACCGTCACCTACAAGGACGGGTCGCCGAAGGTCAACAACACCGGCACCGGCAATACCGTCACCAAGGGTTAG
- a CDS encoding SecDF P1 head subdomain-containing protein produces MSDDHSGWQPPQSPQLPQSPPGFLPPGMPPGTPPVWLPPPVTAPSGVPRWLVALVLAVLILSYGAIVLATTDIWQKGKPGHAVQASLSVEQPPGTTATPDALDRTRKALAERLRHIGGHKVTVGLDGNVLKVSATNVTEAQLRSVTVIGQLQIRPVIHAIASQFKGTPSTQAPTRAPDAQRIADEKALRQSARPQIQLLALQFQATRCGQGDVLADNDDPNLPLVTCSADGKSVYLLDKSIIGGDEVKAASARWSDKAGGFVVLITFDDKAAGTWSTFTAANIGARTAFTIDTQVVSAPELREAMTTGRTQIHADFTGDTARAFAAVAAGGPLPLPVSVGSVQISEIPAPLWTVPRIAVLGGGVVVIIAIVLGVVLMTRWGPRHR; encoded by the coding sequence ATGTCTGACGACCACAGCGGCTGGCAGCCGCCCCAGTCCCCGCAGCTGCCCCAGTCACCGCCGGGTTTCCTTCCGCCGGGAATGCCACCGGGTACGCCACCCGTGTGGCTGCCGCCGCCCGTGACCGCGCCGTCCGGCGTGCCCCGGTGGCTGGTCGCGCTGGTGCTGGCGGTGCTGATCCTGAGCTACGGCGCGATCGTCCTGGCCACCACAGACATCTGGCAGAAAGGTAAGCCGGGCCACGCCGTCCAGGCCTCGCTGTCGGTCGAGCAGCCGCCGGGCACGACGGCGACCCCCGACGCCCTTGACCGGACACGCAAGGCCCTGGCGGAGCGGCTCCGCCACATCGGCGGCCACAAGGTCACCGTCGGGCTCGACGGGAACGTGCTGAAGGTCAGCGCCACCAACGTGACCGAGGCTCAGCTGCGCAGCGTCACCGTCATCGGTCAACTCCAGATCCGGCCGGTCATCCACGCGATTGCGTCGCAGTTCAAAGGCACGCCCAGCACTCAGGCCCCCACGCGCGCGCCCGACGCCCAGCGCATCGCCGACGAAAAAGCACTGCGACAGAGCGCGCGGCCCCAGATCCAGCTGCTGGCTCTGCAATTCCAGGCCACCCGCTGCGGCCAGGGGGACGTGCTCGCCGACAACGACGACCCGAACCTGCCGTTGGTGACCTGCTCGGCAGACGGCAAGTCGGTGTACCTACTGGACAAGTCGATCATCGGCGGCGACGAGGTCAAGGCCGCGTCTGCCCGCTGGTCCGACAAGGCGGGCGGCTTCGTCGTCTTAATCACCTTCGATGACAAGGCCGCCGGTACCTGGTCGACCTTCACCGCGGCCAACATCGGCGCACGAACCGCTTTCACCATCGACACCCAGGTGGTCAGCGCACCCGAGCTGCGGGAAGCGATGACGACGGGCCGCACCCAGATACACGCCGATTTCACCGGTGATACGGCGCGGGCGTTCGCCGCGGTCGCGGCCGGCGGGCCGCTTCCGCTGCCGGTATCTGTGGGTTCGGTACAGATCAGTGAGATTCCCGCGCCGTTGTGGACCGTCCCTCGCATCGCGGTTCTCGGGGGCGGTGTCGTGGTGATCATCGCGATCGTGCTCGGAGTGGTTCTGATGACCCGATGGGGACCGCGCCACCGATAA
- the rpsL gene encoding 30S ribosomal protein S12, with the protein MPTINQLVRKGRHDKTAKVKTAALKGSPQRRGVCTRVYTTTPKKPNSALRKVARVKLTSQVEVTAYIPGEGHNLQEHSMVLVRGGRVKDLPGVRYKIIRGSLDTQGVKNRKQARSRYGAKKEKS; encoded by the coding sequence ATGCCAACCATCAACCAGCTGGTCCGCAAGGGTCGCCACGACAAGACCGCCAAGGTCAAGACCGCGGCGCTCAAGGGCAGCCCGCAGCGTCGTGGTGTGTGCACCCGCGTGTACACCACCACCCCCAAGAAGCCGAACTCGGCGCTGCGCAAGGTCGCCCGTGTGAAGCTGACGAGCCAGGTTGAGGTCACGGCCTACATCCCGGGTGAAGGCCACAACCTGCAGGAGCACTCGATGGTGCTCGTGCGCGGCGGTCGTGTGAAGGACCTCCCCGGTGTGCGTTACAAGATCATCCGCGGCTCGCTGGACACCCAGGGTGTCAAGAACCGCAAGCAGGCACGCAGCCGTTACGGCGCCAAGAAGGAGAAGAGCTAA
- a CDS encoding TetR/AcrR family transcriptional regulator: MAPRPESQAVGDARPAVPVRSRATARATKLSRDSIVSAALTFLDREGWDALTINALANQLGTKGPSLYNHVQSLDDLRRTVRMRVIDDIIGMLNTVGEGRSRDDAVMAMASAYRSYAHHHPGRYSAFTRMPLGGDDPEYTAATHAAAGPVIAVLASYGLDGENAFYAALEFWSALHGFVLLEMTGVMDGVDTDAVFTDMVVRLARGMNERDSA, from the coding sequence ATGGCACCTCGGCCAGAGTCGCAAGCCGTTGGGGATGCCCGACCGGCTGTGCCGGTGCGGTCGCGGGCGACGGCACGCGCCACCAAGCTCAGCCGGGACTCTATCGTCAGCGCCGCGCTGACCTTCCTCGATCGCGAGGGCTGGGACGCGCTGACCATCAACGCACTGGCCAACCAGCTCGGTACCAAGGGCCCTTCGCTGTACAACCACGTGCAGAGCCTCGATGACCTGCGGCGCACCGTCCGGATGCGCGTCATCGACGACATCATCGGCATGCTCAACACCGTCGGCGAGGGCCGCAGCCGCGATGACGCGGTGATGGCCATGGCCAGTGCCTATCGCAGCTACGCCCATCACCATCCGGGCCGGTACTCGGCATTCACCCGGATGCCGTTGGGCGGCGACGACCCCGAGTACACCGCGGCGACGCACGCGGCGGCCGGGCCGGTGATCGCGGTCCTGGCGTCGTATGGCCTCGACGGTGAGAACGCCTTCTACGCGGCACTGGAGTTCTGGTCGGCGCTGCACGGTTTCGTGTTGCTCGAGATGACGGGCGTGATGGACGGCGTCGACACCGACGCGGTGTTCACCGACATGGTGGTACGGCTGGCGCGAGGGATGAACGAGCGCGACTCGGCGTGA
- the rpsG gene encoding 30S ribosomal protein S7, with translation MPRKGPAPKRPLVNDPVYGSQLVTQLVNKVLLDGKKSLAERIVYGALEQAREKTGTDPVVTLKRAMDNVKPSLEVRSRRVGGATYQVPVEVRPDRSTTLALRWLVSFSKARREKTMVERLANEILDASNGLGAAVKRREDTHKMAEANRAFAHYRW, from the coding sequence ATGCCACGCAAGGGCCCCGCGCCGAAGCGGCCGCTGGTCAACGACCCGGTCTACGGTTCGCAGCTGGTCACCCAGCTCGTCAACAAGGTGCTGCTGGACGGCAAGAAGTCGCTGGCCGAGCGCATCGTCTACGGCGCCCTTGAGCAGGCTCGTGAGAAGACCGGCACCGACCCCGTCGTGACGCTGAAGCGCGCCATGGACAACGTGAAGCCGTCCCTCGAGGTCCGCAGCCGCCGTGTCGGTGGCGCGACCTACCAGGTGCCGGTCGAGGTTCGTCCGGACCGCTCGACCACGCTGGCGCTGCGCTGGCTGGTCAGCTTCTCGAAGGCTCGCCGCGAGAAGACCATGGTCGAGCGCCTGGCCAACGAAATCCTGGATGCCAGCAACGGCCTGGGTGCCGCCGTCAAGCGACGCGAGGACACCCACAAGATGGCCGAGGCGAACCGGGCCTTCGCGCACTACCGCTGGTGA